The following proteins are co-located in the Vigna unguiculata cultivar IT97K-499-35 chromosome 9, ASM411807v1, whole genome shotgun sequence genome:
- the LOC114195837 gene encoding gibberellin 20 oxidase 1-D-like: protein MSPHLMELSTSTTLLVYPASQAEDESKEENGVFGFNSNFQELKGEMPKEFFWPSGDLVKATQEELMEPLVDLGVMRNGDEKAIAIAAELVRNACLKHGFFQVINHGVNPDLIDAAYHEIDTIFKLPITKKLTAQRKPGAVSGYSGAHADRYSSKLPWKETFSFLFHHQGFSNSQIVDYFHSVLGQDLQHTGRVYQEYCEAMKELSSVIMELLGISLGVDGLHYRRFFEDGDSIMRCNYYPPCNSANLTLGTGPHTDPTSLTILHQDQVGGLEVFADNKWRAVRPRSEAFVVNIGDTFMALSNGRYKSCLHRALVNTYRERRSLVYFVCPKGDKVVRPPKFLITKNEERKYPDFTWSSLREFTQKHYRADVATLQSFIQWQSSSNSSNF, encoded by the exons ATGTCTCCTCACCTAATGGAACTAAGTACTTCCACCACTCTACTTGTCTACCCTGCATCACAGGCAGAAGATGAGTCGAAAGAAGAGAATGGAGTGTTTGGttttaactcaaattttcaaGAACTGAAAGGGGAAATGCCAAAAGAGTTCTTTTGGCCTTCAGGGGATTTGGTTAAGGCCACACAAGAAGAGTTAATGGAACCCCTTGTGGATTTGGGAGTGATGAGGAATGGTGATGAGAAAGCCATTGCCATTGCTGCAGAGCTTGTGAGAAATGCGTGCTTAAAGCATGGGTTCTTCCAAGTTATCAACCATGGTGTGAACCCAGATCTCATAGACGCTGCTTACCATGAAATTGACACCATTTTCAAGCTCCCTATCACCAAAAAACTCACTGCTCAGAGAAAACCTGGTGCAGTCTCTGGTTACTCTGGTGCTCATGCAGATCGTTACTCCTCCAAATTGCCTTGGAAAGAGACTTTTTCTTTCCTCTTCCATCACCAAGGCTTCTCCAATTCCCAGATTGTTGACTACTTTCACTCTGTCTTAGGCCAGGACCTTCAACACACAGG GAGGGTGTATCAAGAGTACTGCGAAGCAATGAAGGAGTTAAGTTCAGTAATAATGGAGCTTTTGGGAATTAGTTTGGGAGTGGATGGTTTGCATTATCGAAGATTTTTTGAAGATGGAGACTCAATAATGAGGTGCAACTATTATCCACCTTGCAACAGTGCGAACCTGACATTAGGAACTGGCCCTCACACTGATCCAACATCACTCACTATTCTTCATCAAGACCAAGTTGGAGGCTTAGAAGTTTTTGCTGATAACAAATGGCGTGCTGTTCGCCCTCGATCTGAAGCCTTCGTCGTGAACATCGGTGACACTTTCATG GCATTGTCAAATGGGAGATACAAGAGTTGTCTTCATAGGGCACTGGTGAACACATACAGAGAGAGAAGGTCACTGGTTTACTTTGTGTGTCCAAAAGGGGACAAAGTGGTGAGACCTCCAAAGTTTCTGATAACcaaaaatgaagaaagaaagTACCCTGATTTTACATGGTCAAGTTTGCGTGAATTCACACAGAAACACTATAGGGCTGATGTTGCTACACTCCAAAGCTTCATACAGTGGCAAAGCTCTTCAAACTCCTCCAACTTCTAG